A window of Echeneis naucrates chromosome 13, fEcheNa1.1, whole genome shotgun sequence contains these coding sequences:
- the LOC115053108 gene encoding ras-related protein Rap-2b isoform X2: MREYKVVVLGSGGVGKSALTVQFVTGSFIEKYDPTIEDFYRKEIEVDSSPSVLEILDTAGTEQFASMRDLYIKNGQGFILVYSLVNQQSFQDIKPMRDQIIRVKSMLHQACTVELFFVSHPDLGGK, encoded by the exons ATGAGAGAGTACAAAGTGGTGGTTCTCGGCTCCGGCGGGGTCGGAAAATCCGCATTAACCGTCCAGTTCGTGACGGGTTCCTTCATAGAGAAATACGACCCCACGATAGAGGACTTCTACAGGAAGGAGATCGAGGTGGACTCCTCGCCCTCCGTGCTGGAGATCCTGGACACGGCGGGCACCGAGCAGTTCGCCTCCATGCGAGACCTGTACATCAAAAACGGCCAGGGCTTCATCCTGGTCTACAGCCTGGTGAACCAGCAGAGTTTCCAAGACATCAAGCCGATGAGGGACCAGATCATCCGGGTGAAAAG TATGTTGCACCAAGCGTGTACTGTTGAACTCTTCTTCGTGTCTCACCCTGATCTTGGAGGAAAATGA
- the LOC115053108 gene encoding ras-related protein Rap-2b isoform X1 has translation MREYKVVVLGSGGVGKSALTVQFVTGSFIEKYDPTIEDFYRKEIEVDSSPSVLEILDTAGTEQFASMRDLYIKNGQGFILVYSLVNQQSFQDIKPMRDQIIRVKRYERVPMILVGNKVDLEGEREVSSGEGKALADEWNCPFMETSAKNKSSVDELFAEIVRQMNYASTPNGDDQCCSSCVIL, from the coding sequence ATGAGAGAGTACAAAGTGGTGGTTCTCGGCTCCGGCGGGGTCGGAAAATCCGCATTAACCGTCCAGTTCGTGACGGGTTCCTTCATAGAGAAATACGACCCCACGATAGAGGACTTCTACAGGAAGGAGATCGAGGTGGACTCCTCGCCCTCCGTGCTGGAGATCCTGGACACGGCGGGCACCGAGCAGTTCGCCTCCATGCGAGACCTGTACATCAAAAACGGCCAGGGCTTCATCCTGGTCTACAGCCTGGTGAACCAGCAGAGTTTCCAAGACATCAAGCCGATGAGGGACCAGATCATCCGGGTGAAAAGGTACGAGAGGGTGCCGATGATCCTGGTCGGAAACAAAGTGGACCTAGAGGGGGAAAGGGAGGTGTCGTCCGGGGAGGGAAAGGCTCTGGCGGACGAATGGAACTGCCCGTTCATGGAAACTTcagccaaaaataaaagctcGGTGGACGAACTGTTTGCAGAGATAGTCCGACAAATGAACTATGCCTCAACACCAAATGGCGACGACCAGTGCTGCTCTTCTTGTGTCATTCTTTAA